A genomic stretch from Dama dama isolate Ldn47 chromosome 10, ASM3311817v1, whole genome shotgun sequence includes:
- the VKORC1 gene encoding vitamin K epoxide reductase complex subunit 1 isoform X2 gives MGTTWRSPGWVRLALCLAGLVLSLYALHVKAARARDRDYRALCDVGTAISCSRVFSSRLPAEPLGICSTEVEFLGVSSWFCVPGLDPVLRAVRFLHRLHHYLCHQCGPDGAQFPGGPGTPEQGQGALSPHPKPE, from the exons ATGGGCACTACCTGGCGGAGTCCGGGGTGGGTGCGGCTCGCGCTCTGCCTCGCGGGCTTAGTGCTCTCTCTCTACGCGCTGCACGTGAAGGCGGCGCGCGCCCGGGACCGGGATTACCGCGCGCTCTGCGACGTGGGCACCGCCATCAGCTGTTCGCGCGTCTTCTCCTCCAG GTTGCCTGCAGAGCCGCTGGGCATCTGTTCTACTGAAGTTGAGTTCCTTGGTGTCTCTAGCTGGTTCTGTGTACCTGGCCTGGATCCTGTTCTTCGTGCTGTACGATTTCTGCATCGTTTGCATCACTACTTATGCCATCAATGTGGGCCTGATGGTGCTCAGTTTCCGGGAGGTCCAGGGACCCCAGAGCAAGGTCAAGGAGCACTGAGCCCTCACCCCAAGCCAGAGTGA
- the VKORC1 gene encoding vitamin K epoxide reductase complex subunit 1 isoform X1, which produces MGTTWRSPGWVRLALCLAGLVLSLYALHVKAARARDRDYRALCDVGTAISCSRVFSSRWGRGFGLVEHVLGKDSVLNQSNSIFGCIFYTLQLLLGCLQSRWASVLLKLSSLVSLAGSVYLAWILFFVLYDFCIVCITTYAINVGLMVLSFREVQGPQSKVKEH; this is translated from the exons ATGGGCACTACCTGGCGGAGTCCGGGGTGGGTGCGGCTCGCGCTCTGCCTCGCGGGCTTAGTGCTCTCTCTCTACGCGCTGCACGTGAAGGCGGCGCGCGCCCGGGACCGGGATTACCGCGCGCTCTGCGACGTGGGCACCGCCATCAGCTGTTCGCGCGTCTTCTCCTCCAG GTGGGGCCGTGGCTTCGGACTGGTGGAACATGTGCTGGGCAAAGACAGTGTCCTCAATCAATCCAACAGCATATTTGGTTGCATCTTCTACACACTGCAGTTGTTGTTAG GTTGCCTGCAGAGCCGCTGGGCATCTGTTCTACTGAAGTTGAGTTCCTTGGTGTCTCTAGCTGGTTCTGTGTACCTGGCCTGGATCCTGTTCTTCGTGCTGTACGATTTCTGCATCGTTTGCATCACTACTTATGCCATCAATGTGGGCCTGATGGTGCTCAGTTTCCGGGAGGTCCAGGGACCCCAGAGCAAGGTCAAGGAGCACTGA